The following are encoded together in the Streptomyces rapamycinicus NRRL 5491 genome:
- a CDS encoding LLM class F420-dependent oxidoreductase, producing the protein MDLRIFTEPQQGATYDTLLTVAKATEDLGFDAFFRSDHYLHMGDVDGLPGPTDAWITLAGLARETRRIRLGTLMTAATFRLPGVLAIQVAQVDQMSGGRVELGLGAGWFEEEHRAYGIPFPKEKFARLEEQLAIVTGLWQTPVGETFGHDGAHYQLVDSPGLPKPAQSKVPVLIGGQGATRTPRLAARYADEFNMPFASPEDSERQFGRVREAAEAVGREGDDLVYSTALVACVGKDDAEVARRAAAIGRKVEELKENGLAGSPAEVVEKIGRYAEAGASRLYLQMLDLSDLDHLELISSQVQAQLG; encoded by the coding sequence ATGGATCTTCGCATCTTCACCGAGCCCCAGCAGGGGGCGACCTACGACACGCTGCTCACCGTCGCCAAGGCCACCGAGGACCTCGGATTCGACGCCTTCTTCCGGTCCGACCACTACCTCCACATGGGAGACGTGGACGGCCTCCCCGGCCCCACCGACGCCTGGATCACCCTGGCCGGGCTGGCCCGCGAGACCCGGCGGATCCGGCTGGGCACCCTGATGACCGCCGCCACCTTCCGGCTGCCCGGTGTGCTGGCGATCCAGGTCGCGCAGGTCGACCAGATGTCGGGTGGACGAGTCGAGCTTGGCCTGGGCGCGGGCTGGTTCGAGGAGGAGCACCGGGCCTATGGGATCCCCTTCCCCAAGGAGAAGTTCGCCCGGCTGGAGGAGCAGCTGGCCATCGTCACCGGGCTGTGGCAGACCCCGGTCGGCGAGACCTTCGGCCATGACGGTGCCCACTACCAGCTGGTGGACTCCCCGGGGCTGCCCAAGCCCGCGCAGAGCAAGGTGCCGGTGCTGATCGGCGGCCAGGGGGCCACCCGCACCCCGCGGCTGGCCGCGCGGTACGCGGACGAGTTCAATATGCCGTTCGCCTCGCCCGAGGACAGCGAGCGCCAGTTCGGCCGGGTGCGGGAGGCGGCCGAGGCCGTCGGCCGCGAGGGCGACGACCTGGTGTACTCCACCGCGCTGGTGGCGTGCGTGGGCAAGGACGACGCCGAGGTCGCCCGGCGGGCCGCGGCGATCGGCCGGAAGGTCGAGGAGCTGAAGGAGAACGGCCTGGCGGGCTCCCCGGCCGAGGTCGTCGAGAAGATCGGCCGCTATGCGGAGGCGGGCGCCTCCCGGCTCTACCTCCAGATGCTGGACCTGAGCGACCTCGACCATCTGGAGCTGATTTCCTCGCAGGTCCAGGCCCAGCTGGGCTGA
- a CDS encoding polynucleotide kinase-phosphatase produces MTEEKRTIGVPDLSLVVLVGTTGSGKSTFARRHFPPTQIVSSDVCRGLVADDENDQSATPDAFDVLHYIAGKRLAAGRLTVVDATNVRSESRRSLINLAREHDVLPVAIVLDVPEGECARRNARRPDRAGMPDHVIPRQRRELRRSLKSLEREGFRKVHVLRGAEEVEAVEVATERRYNDLRHLTGPFDIIGDIHGCRSELETLLGKLGYALRRDDLGRPVDAAHPEGRTAVFVGDLVDRGPDSPGVLRLVMGMVASGAALCVPGNHENKLARYLKGRKVRVTHGLAETVEQLDREHRADPAFVDRVRDFIESLVSHYVLDGGALVVCHAGLPEKYHGRTSGRVRSHALYGETTGETDEFGLPVRYPWAEDYRGRAAVVYGHTPTPRASWLNNTICLDTGCVFGGRMTGLRWPERELVDVPAERVWYEPVKPLTTEAPGGADGRPLDLGDVRGRRIVETRHMGRIAVKEENAAAALEVMSRFAVDPRLLGYLPPTMAPTATSREGTGGGAADGGFLEHPAEAFAAYRADGVRQVICEEKHMGSRAVALVCRDADIARERFGTPDGVSGAIHTRTGRPFFDDAQLTETVLRGLGDCLDRAGLWQELDTDWLLLDAELMPWSLKAEGLLRHQYAAVGAASRAVFPGVLAALEGAEARGVEVSALLAKQRDRASDAAAFTDAYRRYCWPVDGLDGIRMAPFQILAVQGRNLATALPHDQQLALIDRMIEAEKPAADGARLLTPTRRLVVDTEDEASVAEGVRWWLDLTAAGGEGMVVKPLQGFVRKGDGRLVQPGVKCRGREYLRIIYGPEYTRPENLARLRERHLGHKRSLALREYALGLEALDRLAEGEPLWRVHEAVFAVLALESEPVDPRL; encoded by the coding sequence ATGACCGAGGAGAAGCGCACCATCGGCGTGCCCGACCTGTCCCTCGTGGTGCTCGTCGGCACCACCGGCTCCGGCAAGTCCACCTTCGCCCGGCGCCACTTCCCGCCCACCCAGATCGTCTCCTCCGACGTCTGCCGCGGCCTGGTCGCCGACGACGAGAACGACCAGAGCGCCACCCCCGACGCCTTCGACGTGCTCCACTACATCGCGGGCAAGCGGCTGGCCGCCGGACGGCTGACCGTCGTCGACGCCACCAACGTCCGCAGCGAGTCCCGCCGCAGCCTGATCAATCTCGCGCGCGAGCACGACGTCCTGCCCGTCGCGATCGTCCTCGACGTCCCCGAGGGCGAGTGCGCCCGGCGCAACGCCCGGCGTCCCGACCGCGCCGGAATGCCCGACCATGTCATCCCCCGCCAGCGCCGTGAGCTGCGCCGCTCGCTGAAGTCCCTGGAGCGCGAGGGGTTCCGCAAGGTGCATGTCCTGCGCGGCGCCGAGGAGGTCGAGGCCGTGGAGGTCGCGACCGAGCGCCGCTACAACGATCTGCGCCATCTCACCGGCCCGTTCGACATCATCGGCGACATCCACGGCTGCCGCTCCGAGCTGGAGACGCTGCTGGGCAAGCTGGGCTACGCCCTGCGCCGCGACGACCTCGGCCGCCCGGTCGACGCCGCCCACCCCGAGGGCCGTACGGCGGTCTTCGTCGGCGACCTCGTCGACCGCGGCCCCGACAGCCCCGGAGTGCTGCGCCTGGTGATGGGCATGGTCGCCTCCGGCGCGGCCCTGTGCGTGCCCGGCAACCACGAGAACAAGCTCGCCCGCTACCTCAAGGGCCGCAAGGTCCGGGTCACCCATGGCCTCGCCGAGACCGTGGAGCAGCTGGACCGGGAGCACCGTGCGGACCCGGCCTTCGTCGACCGGGTGCGGGACTTCATCGAGTCGCTGGTCAGCCACTACGTACTGGACGGCGGGGCGCTGGTGGTGTGCCACGCCGGGCTGCCCGAGAAGTACCACGGCCGCACCTCCGGCCGGGTCCGCTCGCACGCGCTGTACGGGGAGACGACGGGGGAGACCGATGAGTTCGGCCTGCCCGTTCGCTATCCGTGGGCCGAGGACTACCGCGGCCGCGCCGCCGTCGTCTACGGCCACACCCCCACCCCTCGCGCCTCCTGGCTCAACAACACCATCTGCCTGGACACCGGATGTGTCTTCGGCGGCCGGATGACCGGGCTGCGCTGGCCGGAGCGCGAACTGGTGGACGTTCCGGCCGAGCGGGTCTGGTACGAACCGGTCAAACCGCTCACCACCGAGGCCCCCGGAGGCGCCGACGGGCGCCCGCTCGACCTGGGCGATGTGCGGGGCCGCCGGATCGTCGAGACCCGCCACATGGGCCGGATCGCGGTCAAGGAGGAGAACGCGGCGGCGGCGCTGGAGGTCATGAGCCGTTTCGCGGTCGACCCCCGGCTGCTCGGCTATCTCCCGCCCACCATGGCGCCGACCGCCACCTCCAGGGAGGGCACCGGCGGCGGAGCCGCCGACGGCGGCTTCCTCGAGCACCCCGCGGAGGCGTTCGCCGCCTACCGCGCGGACGGGGTGCGCCAGGTGATCTGTGAGGAGAAGCACATGGGCTCGCGTGCGGTGGCGCTGGTGTGCCGTGACGCGGACATCGCGCGGGAGCGCTTCGGCACGCCGGACGGCGTCTCCGGCGCGATCCACACCCGTACCGGACGGCCGTTCTTCGACGACGCCCAGCTCACGGAGACCGTGCTGCGCGGGCTGGGCGACTGTCTCGACCGCGCCGGGCTGTGGCAGGAGCTGGACACCGACTGGCTGCTGCTGGACGCCGAGTTGATGCCGTGGTCGCTCAAGGCGGAGGGGCTGCTGCGCCACCAGTACGCGGCGGTGGGCGCCGCCTCGCGCGCCGTCTTCCCCGGCGTCCTCGCGGCGTTGGAGGGCGCGGAGGCGCGCGGTGTCGAGGTATCCGCGCTGCTCGCCAAGCAGCGTGACCGGGCGTCGGACGCGGCCGCGTTCACCGACGCCTATCGGCGCTACTGCTGGCCGGTCGACGGGTTGGACGGCATCCGGATGGCGCCGTTCCAGATCCTGGCCGTCCAGGGCCGCAACCTCGCCACCGCGCTTCCGCACGATCAGCAGCTCGCCCTGATCGACCGGATGATCGAGGCGGAGAAGCCGGCCGCCGACGGCGCCCGGCTGCTGACCCCCACCCGTCGGCTGGTCGTCGACACCGAGGACGAGGCGTCGGTCGCCGAAGGGGTCCGGTGGTGGCTGGACCTGACGGCCGCGGGCGGCGAGGGCATGGTGGTCAAGCCGCTCCAGGGCTTCGTCCGCAAGGGCGACGGCCGGCTGGTCCAGCCGGGCGTGAAGTGCCGGGGCCGCGAGTATCTGCGCATCATCTACGGCCCGGAGTACACCCGCCCGGAGAACCTCGCCCGGCTGCGGGAGCGCCACCTGGGCCACAAGCGCTCACTCGCCCTGCGCGAGTACGCGCTCGGCCTGGAGGCCCTGGACCGGCTTGCGGAGGGCGAGCCCCTGTGGCGCGTCCACGAGGCGGTCTTCGCGGTGCTCGCACTGGAGTCGGAGCCGGTGGACCCACGGTTGTAG
- a CDS encoding Crp/Fnr family transcriptional regulator, with the protein MSLFEDGRPFLHALPAEDRRALLALGTPRAYAPGEVVLREHDRTTFVVAITFGWATVSVETERGVRLILALRGAGEVVGDQAAVDHGSRSATVTALGRMEAVAVSGDRFRAYLAARPVATVLIMRQFSSRLRSSDGERRSLASEKVLQRLAARLVELAERTGLSGADGTITIDLQMPQHDIAAAVGSTREAVAKALRLLRGQGVVRTASRRFEVMDIGLLRLLAEGRATGEQIPARPRD; encoded by the coding sequence ATGAGCCTCTTCGAGGACGGACGGCCCTTCCTGCACGCGCTCCCCGCCGAGGACCGCCGCGCGCTGCTCGCCCTCGGCACCCCCCGCGCCTACGCCCCCGGCGAGGTCGTGCTGCGCGAGCACGACCGTACGACCTTCGTCGTGGCGATCACCTTCGGCTGGGCCACCGTCTCGGTGGAGACCGAGCGCGGGGTGCGGCTGATCCTGGCGCTGCGCGGGGCGGGCGAGGTCGTGGGCGACCAGGCCGCGGTGGACCACGGCTCGCGCAGCGCCACCGTCACCGCGCTCGGCCGGATGGAGGCGGTGGCGGTCTCCGGCGACCGGTTCCGGGCGTATCTGGCCGCGCGTCCCGTCGCGACCGTACTGATCATGCGTCAGTTCAGCTCCCGGCTGCGCAGCTCCGACGGGGAGCGGCGGTCACTCGCCTCCGAGAAGGTGCTGCAGCGGCTGGCGGCCCGGCTCGTCGAACTCGCCGAGCGCACCGGCCTCTCCGGCGCCGACGGCACCATCACCATCGATCTCCAGATGCCCCAGCACGACATCGCGGCCGCCGTGGGCTCGACCCGGGAGGCCGTCGCCAAGGCGCTGCGGCTGCTGCGCGGCCAGGGCGTGGTCCGGACCGCCTCGCGCCGGTTCGAGGTGATGGACATCGGACTGCTGCGGCTGCTGGCCGAGGGCCGTGCGACGGGGGAGCAGATCCCGGCGCGCCCCCGCGATTGA
- the mmuM gene encoding homocysteine S-methyltransferase has protein sequence MSVTPTSLAAALERGPLVLDGGLSNQLEAQGCDLSDELWSARLLADDPGQLEAAHTAYARAGARVLITGSYQATYEGFAHRGVGREEATALLRRSVELARAGAERAAAGRTAADERGAEPVWVAASVGPYGAMLADGSEYRGRYGLSVAELARFHRPRIEALAAAGPDALALETVPDADEAAAMLSAVEGCGVPVWLSYSIAGETTRAGQPLRDAFALAAGVDQVIAVGVNCCAPGDADRAVEIAADITGKPVVVYPNSGEEWDATARSWRGRATFDPGRVKAWRDAGARLIGGCCRVGAERIAELAAVVRGA, from the coding sequence ATGTCCGTAACCCCCACCTCCCTGGCCGCCGCGCTGGAGCGCGGGCCGCTCGTCCTCGACGGCGGTCTGTCCAACCAACTGGAGGCACAGGGCTGCGATCTCTCCGACGAGCTGTGGTCGGCCCGGCTGCTGGCCGACGACCCGGGGCAGCTCGAGGCGGCCCACACCGCCTACGCGCGGGCGGGCGCACGGGTGCTCATCACGGGCAGCTATCAGGCCACCTACGAGGGGTTCGCCCACCGGGGCGTGGGCCGCGAGGAGGCCACGGCGCTGCTGCGGCGCAGTGTCGAGCTGGCGCGCGCGGGGGCCGAGCGGGCGGCCGCCGGACGGACGGCCGCGGATGAGCGGGGCGCGGAGCCGGTGTGGGTCGCCGCCTCCGTCGGCCCTTACGGGGCGATGCTGGCGGACGGCAGCGAGTACCGCGGGCGGTACGGGCTGAGCGTGGCCGAGTTGGCGCGGTTCCACCGGCCGAGGATCGAGGCCCTGGCCGCGGCCGGTCCCGACGCGCTGGCGCTGGAGACGGTGCCGGACGCGGACGAGGCCGCGGCGATGCTGAGCGCCGTCGAGGGATGCGGGGTGCCGGTATGGCTCTCCTACAGCATCGCGGGAGAGACCACCCGGGCCGGACAGCCGCTGAGGGACGCGTTCGCCCTGGCCGCGGGGGTCGACCAGGTGATCGCGGTCGGCGTCAACTGCTGTGCGCCGGGTGACGCGGACCGGGCCGTGGAGATCGCGGCCGACATCACCGGCAAGCCGGTGGTGGTGTATCCGAACAGCGGAGAGGAGTGGGATGCCACGGCACGGAGCTGGCGCGGCCGGGCGACGTTCGACCCGGGGCGGGTGAAGGCATGGCGGGACGCGGGGGCGCGGCTCATCGGCGGCTGCTGCCGGGTGGGCGCGGAGCGGATCGCGGAGCTGGCGGCGGTGGTGAGGGGCGCTTAG
- a CDS encoding DUF6099 family protein encodes MDAMRLIGVTRHALAKAGSVHDIVAEAWQVQALAEAVGGYFVVSGPAAARAEARGLCEAGGRARGALFHPALHHPTLRGGGLRAAQLSEVRDPREVLLALGELLAEAGFALVGVASNTEEEALYWQCVEAIDAADEARDRVHGMLRHLTFREWGGEWGGAA; translated from the coding sequence ATGGACGCGATGCGGCTGATCGGTGTCACCCGGCATGCCCTGGCGAAGGCCGGGAGCGTGCACGACATCGTGGCCGAAGCCTGGCAGGTTCAAGCGCTGGCCGAAGCGGTCGGCGGATATTTCGTGGTGAGTGGCCCGGCGGCCGCGCGAGCGGAGGCGCGCGGTCTGTGCGAGGCGGGCGGGCGAGCGCGCGGCGCCCTGTTCCACCCGGCGCTGCACCACCCCACATTGCGCGGCGGCGGTTTACGGGCCGCCCAGCTCTCGGAGGTGCGCGATCCGAGGGAGGTGCTGCTGGCGCTGGGAGAGCTGCTGGCGGAGGCGGGCTTCGCGCTGGTCGGGGTCGCCTCCAATACCGAGGAGGAGGCGCTGTACTGGCAGTGCGTGGAGGCGATCGACGCGGCGGACGAGGCCCGGGACCGGGTGCACGGCATGCTCAGGCACCTCACCTTCCGCGAGTGGGGTGGGGAGTGGGGTGGTGCCGCGTGA
- a CDS encoding 3' terminal RNA ribose 2'-O-methyltransferase Hen1 produces MFLTITTTGTAERPATDLGFLLHKHPDKAQRFSTSYGTAHVLYPEATAERCTAALLLEVDPVALVRRGRGKGRGGAPDSALAQYVNDRPYAASSLLAVALSAVFSSALRGQCKARPELPERALPLRIEVPALPARGGAALVERLFAPLGWAVTAEPVVLDEEFPAWGDSRYVRLVLEGEPRLADALRQLYVLLPVLDDAKHYWVAPDEVDKLLRSGEGWLESHPEQRLITNRYLARRWSLTRSALERLELARLAEADDTAVEEIDNAVGEPAAAGLMEEDESEEGSEERPVPLAVRRREAILHALRGVGAARVLDLGCGQGQLLGALLKEARFTEIVGVDVSMRALNEAARRLRLDRPGFDTGAAERQSARLKLTQGALTYTDSRLAGYDAAVLSEVIEHVDPPRLPALEQVVFGAARPKAVVVTTPNVEYNVRWETLPAGRMRHGDHRFEWTREEFRTWAGEVAERHGYAVEFHPVGPEDPEVGPPTQLALFRIGGDHTTDTATTATTATTATTKEAAA; encoded by the coding sequence GTGTTCTTGACGATAACCACCACCGGCACCGCCGAGCGCCCCGCGACCGACCTCGGGTTTCTGCTGCACAAGCATCCCGACAAGGCGCAGCGGTTCTCGACCTCCTACGGCACCGCGCATGTCCTCTACCCCGAGGCGACCGCCGAACGCTGCACCGCGGCGCTGCTGTTGGAAGTGGACCCCGTGGCGCTGGTGCGACGGGGCCGCGGCAAGGGCCGGGGCGGCGCCCCCGACTCCGCGCTCGCCCAGTACGTCAACGACCGCCCGTACGCCGCCTCCTCCCTGCTGGCGGTCGCGCTGAGCGCGGTCTTCTCCAGCGCTCTGCGGGGCCAGTGCAAGGCCCGGCCCGAGCTGCCGGAGCGGGCGCTGCCGCTGCGGATCGAGGTGCCCGCGCTGCCAGCGCGCGGCGGTGCGGCCCTGGTCGAGCGGCTCTTCGCGCCGCTGGGCTGGGCGGTGACGGCCGAGCCGGTGGTGCTGGACGAGGAGTTCCCGGCATGGGGCGACTCGCGGTACGTACGGCTGGTGCTGGAGGGCGAGCCGCGGCTGGCCGACGCCCTGCGCCAGCTGTATGTGCTGCTGCCCGTGCTCGATGACGCCAAGCACTACTGGGTCGCCCCGGACGAGGTCGACAAGCTGCTCCGCTCCGGTGAGGGCTGGCTGGAGAGCCACCCCGAGCAGCGGCTGATCACCAACCGCTATCTGGCCCGGCGCTGGTCGCTGACGCGCAGCGCGCTGGAGCGGCTGGAGCTGGCGCGGCTCGCCGAGGCCGACGACACCGCCGTGGAGGAGATCGACAACGCCGTCGGCGAACCGGCGGCGGCCGGGCTGATGGAGGAGGACGAGAGCGAGGAGGGTTCCGAGGAGCGGCCGGTGCCACTGGCGGTCCGGCGGCGGGAGGCGATACTCCACGCCCTGCGCGGGGTCGGCGCGGCCCGGGTGCTCGATCTCGGCTGCGGCCAGGGCCAGTTGCTGGGCGCGTTGCTGAAGGAGGCGCGGTTCACCGAGATCGTGGGCGTCGATGTGTCGATGCGCGCGCTCAACGAGGCGGCGCGGAGGCTGCGGCTGGACCGCCCCGGCTTCGACACGGGCGCGGCCGAGCGGCAGTCGGCGCGGCTGAAGCTGACCCAGGGCGCGCTCACCTACACCGACTCCCGGCTCGCCGGATATGACGCGGCGGTGCTCAGCGAGGTGATCGAGCATGTGGATCCGCCCCGGCTGCCCGCCCTGGAGCAAGTGGTGTTCGGCGCCGCACGGCCCAAGGCCGTCGTGGTGACCACGCCCAACGTGGAGTACAACGTGCGCTGGGAGACGCTGCCCGCCGGGCGGATGCGCCACGGCGACCACCGCTTCGAGTGGACGCGCGAGGAGTTCCGGACCTGGGCGGGCGAGGTCGCCGAACGGCACGGCTACGCGGTGGAGTTCCACCCCGTCGGCCCCGAGGACCCCGAGGTCGGCCCGCCCACCCAGCTGGCGCTCTTCCGTATCGGCGGTGACCACACGACCGATACGGCCACGACGGCCACGACGGCCACGACGGCCACGACGAAGGAGGCAGCAGCATGA
- a CDS encoding nucleotide pyrophosphohydrolase, translated as MSESDESERRTDGLDVAALQRRLAAFAAARDWQQYHTPKNLAAALSVEVSELVEIFQWLTPEQSARVMEEEGRAGRVEDEVADVLAYLLQFCEVLGIDALAALSAKIDRNEVRFPVNGAR; from the coding sequence ATGAGAGCGAGCGACGAACCGATGGCCTGGATGTGGCGGCGCTGCAGCGCAGACTGGCCGCCTTCGCGGCGGCGCGCGACTGGCAGCAGTACCACACCCCCAAGAACCTCGCGGCGGCGCTGAGCGTCGAGGTGTCGGAGCTGGTGGAGATCTTCCAGTGGCTGACGCCCGAGCAGTCGGCACGGGTGATGGAGGAGGAGGGGAGGGCAGGCCGGGTCGAGGACGAGGTCGCGGATGTGCTGGCGTATCTGCTCCAGTTCTGCGAGGTGCTGGGGATCGACGCGCTCGCGGCGCTCTCCGCGAAGATCGACCGGAACGAGGTGCGGTTTCCGGTGAACGGGGCGCGCTGA